A window from Pseudomonadales bacterium encodes these proteins:
- the gspG gene encoding type II secretion system major pseudopilin GspG, producing the protein MFPRSVSKIRARGFTLLELLVVMVIIGMLAGFVAPRFFSQIGKSQVKTARAQLDALGKALDQYRLDVGRYPATEQGLTALNERPAGEARWSGPYLQKAVPLDPWGRPYLYRSPGEHGEYDLLSYGKDGQAGGSDEAEDITNW; encoded by the coding sequence ATGTTTCCACGCTCTGTGTCAAAGATCCGTGCTCGCGGATTCACGCTGCTCGAACTGCTGGTGGTGATGGTGATCATCGGCATGCTGGCCGGCTTTGTTGCGCCCCGGTTCTTCTCCCAGATCGGCAAGTCGCAGGTCAAGACGGCGCGGGCCCAGCTCGATGCCCTCGGCAAGGCGCTGGACCAGTACCGGCTCGATGTGGGTCGCTACCCGGCGACCGAACAGGGCCTCACTGCATTGAACGAGCGCCCCGCCGGCGAGGCCAGGTGGTCTGGCCCCTACCTGCAAAAAGCCGTGCCGCTGGATCCCTGGGGGCGGCCCTACCTCTACCGCTCTCCGGGAGAGCATGGCGAGTACGATCTGCTCTCTTACGGCAAGGATGGCCAGGCGGGCGGCAGTGACGAGGCCGAAGACATCACCAACTGGTGA